In Leptospira sp. WS58.C1, a single genomic region encodes these proteins:
- a CDS encoding TolC family protein, translating into MKLENGNFWTNTMSWKTISVFLVSNLILLSGLSGVFSQENKSGKVLKLTTEETVKRALDSNFKLQNLRYELAKTDSNYLKAESQYSWRLVADGSFRQTVLPLNQNNVFTGTKTSDDTIKGGIEKTIRATGTYFKLEAGNRRFDSNAFEDKNNPLTSGFAGLALPPLYTGFITATVSQDLLKNSFGYKGRNQEKILDNQKEMAKSQVSLQISEAIVGSLVDFWDYSVKLQSLKTFRRLKENVSNIRNLTVRKQGLGLSEGFEVNQWNALLAQADSQLETAVVQKDEAKRKLARTLKLESDLDLSEETDLMEEIPEKPDYNKDLEIAYKKRSDYLNAVREKEIAELMLKNAKSDQLPSLTLSGSASSQAQTITSPDKNFTDATDGVQSARYKDFNGKVSFAYPLFDKGVAAGRRDSEIGVRQATLKENEVKNEVRDDLRGRIDSLEASYKIYKNSIVTEKETQNYYNGVVRSFQQGRADAVAVKNALDTLVRDQLSLTQAKVNFNIDLMRYYIAKNMLLERFDLDAEKLLPNLE; encoded by the coding sequence ATGAAATTAGAAAACGGGAATTTTTGGACCAATACAATGAGCTGGAAGACGATCTCCGTCTTTTTGGTTTCGAACCTTATCCTCCTTTCGGGTCTTTCCGGAGTATTTTCCCAAGAAAATAAATCCGGAAAAGTCCTGAAGTTAACTACGGAAGAAACCGTCAAAAGGGCTTTAGATAGTAACTTCAAATTACAAAACCTAAGATATGAATTGGCAAAAACCGATTCAAACTACCTGAAAGCCGAGTCCCAATATTCTTGGAGATTAGTAGCCGACGGGAGTTTCAGGCAAACCGTGCTTCCTTTGAACCAAAACAACGTCTTTACCGGAACAAAAACTTCCGATGATACGATCAAGGGAGGGATTGAAAAAACCATCCGTGCTACCGGGACCTACTTCAAGTTAGAAGCGGGTAATAGAAGATTCGACTCCAACGCTTTCGAGGATAAGAACAACCCGCTCACTTCCGGTTTTGCAGGACTCGCACTTCCTCCTCTTTATACGGGATTTATTACAGCTACGGTTTCTCAGGACTTACTAAAGAATTCGTTCGGTTATAAAGGAAGGAATCAGGAGAAGATCCTGGATAACCAAAAAGAAATGGCGAAAAGCCAAGTCTCTTTGCAGATCTCTGAAGCGATCGTAGGATCCCTTGTGGATTTCTGGGATTATTCGGTTAAATTACAGTCCTTAAAAACATTCCGCAGATTAAAAGAAAACGTAAGCAATATTAGAAATCTTACCGTGCGTAAACAAGGTTTAGGACTTTCGGAAGGATTCGAAGTCAACCAGTGGAACGCCTTACTTGCACAAGCCGATAGCCAATTAGAAACCGCAGTCGTTCAAAAGGACGAGGCAAAAAGAAAATTGGCTCGTACTTTAAAATTAGAGAGCGATTTGGATCTTTCGGAAGAAACGGACCTCATGGAAGAAATTCCGGAGAAACCCGATTACAATAAAGACTTAGAGATCGCTTACAAAAAGAGATCGGATTATCTAAACGCAGTCAGAGAAAAAGAGATCGCCGAACTTATGTTAAAAAACGCCAAAAGTGATCAGTTGCCTAGTCTGACTCTTTCAGGCTCCGCTTCTTCACAAGCGCAAACGATCACTAGCCCTGATAAAAATTTTACGGACGCTACAGACGGCGTGCAGTCTGCACGTTACAAAGACTTCAACGGAAAAGTAAGTTTCGCTTATCCGTTATTCGATAAGGGAGTGGCAGCAGGCAGAAGAGATTCCGAGATCGGAGTGCGTCAGGCAACTTTAAAAGAGAACGAAGTTAAGAATGAAGTGAGAGACGATCTAAGAGGAAGGATCGATTCTTTAGAAGCTAGTTATAAAATTTATAAAAACTCGATAGTCACCGAAAAAGAAACTCAAAACTATTATAACGGTGTGGTTCGAAGCTTCCAACAAGGAAGAGCGGATGCGGTAGCAGTTAAGAACGCGTTGGATACTTTGGTAAGAGACCAGCTCAGTCTTACCCAAGCAAAAGTGAATTTTAATATAGATCTCATGAGATACTATATCGCTAAAAACATGCTTTTGGAAAGATTCGATCTGGATGCGGAAAAACTTCTTCCTAATTTGGAATAA
- the sucC gene encoding ADP-forming succinate--CoA ligase subunit beta, with protein MKIHEYQAKEILRRHNAKVPFGVVIDKKEDGAKAHEEVSSKTGASVVVVKAQIHAGGRGKGGGVKVTKTKEDALAAIDKILGMQLITPQTGVEGKKVLKVYLEQGINIAKEFYLSVLLDRAIRKTIIMASTEGGMEIEEVAETHPEKILKIAIDPGIGLQPNQASQLAFDLGLPAESHKSFKALLTSVYNAYIKEDASLLEINPLILTKENEIVAGDCKIDLDENALYRHPENAAFRDISEEDPLEVQASEYNINYVKLDGNIGCMVNGAGLAMATMDIVKLAGAEPANFLDVGGGANVTTVTNGFKLILGDPNVKGIFVNIFGGIVRCDRVALGIIEAAKAVNIHVPLVVRLKGTNAEEGKRILNESGLNIIAEEDLRTAAKKVAEAIK; from the coding sequence ATGAAAATTCACGAGTACCAGGCCAAGGAAATCCTGAGACGCCATAACGCCAAAGTTCCTTTCGGCGTAGTAATTGATAAAAAAGAAGACGGTGCAAAAGCCCATGAAGAAGTTTCTTCCAAAACGGGAGCATCTGTAGTTGTCGTTAAAGCCCAAATCCACGCGGGTGGAAGAGGAAAAGGCGGCGGAGTTAAAGTCACCAAAACCAAAGAAGACGCATTAGCAGCTATCGACAAGATCCTTGGCATGCAACTTATCACTCCTCAAACCGGAGTCGAAGGTAAAAAAGTCCTGAAAGTTTATCTGGAGCAAGGGATCAATATCGCGAAGGAATTTTATTTAAGTGTCTTATTAGATCGCGCGATCCGCAAAACAATCATCATGGCTTCTACCGAAGGTGGAATGGAGATCGAAGAAGTTGCGGAAACTCATCCTGAAAAGATCCTAAAGATCGCAATCGATCCGGGCATCGGATTACAACCGAACCAAGCTTCCCAACTCGCTTTCGACCTGGGACTTCCAGCCGAATCCCATAAGTCTTTCAAAGCACTTTTGACTTCCGTTTACAATGCGTATATTAAAGAAGATGCATCTTTATTAGAGATCAACCCTTTGATCCTTACCAAAGAGAACGAGATCGTGGCAGGTGACTGTAAGATCGATCTGGACGAGAATGCATTGTATCGCCATCCTGAAAACGCAGCATTTAGAGATATTTCCGAAGAAGATCCTTTGGAAGTCCAAGCTAGCGAATACAATATCAACTATGTTAAGTTAGACGGAAACATCGGCTGTATGGTGAACGGTGCAGGTCTTGCAATGGCAACTATGGACATCGTTAAACTTGCAGGAGCAGAACCGGCCAACTTCCTCGACGTAGGCGGTGGAGCGAACGTTACTACCGTTACTAACGGATTCAAACTGATCTTGGGTGATCCGAACGTAAAAGGGATCTTCGTGAATATTTTCGGAGGGATCGTTCGTTGTGACCGAGTCGCCCTGGGGATCATCGAAGCCGCTAAAGCTGTAAATATCCACGTTCCGTTAGTGGTTCGTTTGAAAGGAACCAATGCGGAAGAAGGCAAAAGGATCCTAAACGAATCCGGTCTGAATATCATCGCGGAAGAAGATCTTCGAACCGCGGCCAAAAAAGTGGCGGAAGCCATTAAATAA
- a CDS encoding LpxI family protein — MGRLGILAGGGNLPQIGMREALAAGEDPFFLSIAESDFTPGNYPDRVIPIRIAKIGGVLKVCKTNQIDRLLLLGKVKKEIIFKSLNFDLKALALLARMVNRHDYSIFKTVAEDFEKQGIHIISQKTYLKSLLLPEGRYTKRALDKKQVEDVIFGMEYAEKIAHLDIGQAVVVVDKSVLAVEAVEGTDQAIRRGGSFAKKRKAVVCKSSKPSQDPRFDLPTVGVETLKVMSEHNCDTLAVREGETIIVNPSEFINLAEKLKIHILSIGRGNVSKINSSQKKLPKA; from the coding sequence TTGGGACGTTTAGGAATATTAGCGGGAGGAGGAAATCTTCCTCAGATAGGCATGAGAGAAGCTCTAGCCGCCGGGGAAGATCCGTTCTTTCTTTCCATAGCCGAGTCCGATTTTACTCCGGGAAATTATCCGGATAGAGTGATCCCGATCCGGATCGCGAAGATCGGCGGAGTGTTAAAAGTATGCAAAACAAATCAGATAGATAGACTTCTTCTATTAGGAAAAGTTAAAAAAGAGATCATATTCAAAAGCCTGAACTTCGATCTAAAAGCGCTCGCTTTACTCGCCAGAATGGTAAATCGCCATGATTATTCCATCTTCAAAACGGTGGCGGAAGATTTCGAAAAACAAGGTATTCATATTATTTCCCAAAAAACTTACTTAAAGTCTCTTCTACTTCCGGAAGGACGTTATACAAAAAGAGCATTGGACAAAAAACAGGTTGAAGACGTAATCTTCGGAATGGAATACGCGGAGAAGATCGCACACCTGGATATTGGCCAAGCGGTAGTCGTCGTAGACAAATCCGTATTGGCAGTCGAAGCGGTGGAAGGAACGGACCAAGCAATTCGAAGAGGCGGAAGTTTCGCCAAAAAAAGAAAGGCAGTCGTTTGCAAAAGTTCCAAACCAAGCCAAGACCCTAGATTCGATCTACCTACAGTCGGAGTAGAAACCTTAAAAGTAATGAGCGAGCATAACTGCGATACGCTCGCAGTTCGGGAAGGAGAGACCATAATCGTAAATCCCTCCGAATTTATTAACCTTGCAGAAAAATTGAAAATCCATATCTTGAGCATCGGCCGTGGCAACGTCTCGAAAATTAACTCTTCCCAAAAAAAGCTCCCTAAAGCCTAA
- the lpxB gene encoding lipid-A-disaccharide synthase, with product MATSRKLTLPKKSSLKPKKAGDKIRTENLSVPSSPVFMMLAGEHSGDLLGAEVLKELKKHDPDFTFFGIGGPRMLEEGFDSIENMEELSVIGFTAVLFKYKFLKALMDRLVEEAVARSCTHAVLIDYPGFNLRLAARLKKLGIKVIFYVSPQLWAWNFGRIHKIKESIDLMLVLFPFEKKIYDDYGVRSVFVGHPIAQRIKEKIRKEAPIPVDEKQLAHLQTITLMPGSRSGEIHRMLDTLLRSAALIHAEAEAEKKHVRFLIPNINVKEEEFIQTKIKETEEAHPGIKIEYLFDRSLRCIEISDIVLVTSGTATLEVVYFEKPMVILYKVSLLSYFISALLIRTPFIGLVNILSGRETVKELIQAECTPEETVRETMAILKNKKYRNQMIEEIRSVKESLGEEHSSKNASRAILQFLKEKPTTV from the coding sequence GTGGCAACGTCTCGAAAATTAACTCTTCCCAAAAAAAGCTCCCTAAAGCCTAAAAAGGCCGGAGACAAGATCAGGACGGAAAACCTTTCCGTACCCTCTTCTCCCGTATTTATGATGTTAGCCGGGGAACATTCAGGCGATCTACTCGGGGCAGAAGTATTAAAAGAACTTAAAAAACATGATCCTGACTTTACGTTTTTTGGGATTGGCGGCCCCAGAATGTTGGAAGAAGGTTTCGACTCCATAGAAAATATGGAAGAACTTTCCGTGATCGGATTCACCGCGGTACTATTCAAATACAAATTTTTAAAAGCGCTTATGGATCGATTGGTAGAAGAAGCAGTTGCGCGTTCTTGCACACATGCCGTCCTGATCGATTATCCAGGATTCAATCTAAGGCTTGCAGCTAGACTTAAAAAATTAGGGATCAAAGTGATCTTCTATGTTTCTCCCCAACTCTGGGCCTGGAATTTCGGAAGGATCCATAAGATCAAAGAATCTATCGATCTGATGTTGGTATTATTTCCGTTCGAGAAAAAGATCTACGACGATTACGGAGTTCGTTCCGTATTTGTAGGGCATCCGATTGCCCAGAGGATTAAGGAGAAGATCCGAAAAGAGGCCCCGATCCCGGTCGACGAGAAACAACTAGCGCATCTACAGACGATCACTCTTATGCCCGGCTCCCGATCCGGTGAGATCCATAGAATGTTGGATACATTACTCCGATCAGCGGCACTTATTCATGCCGAAGCCGAAGCGGAGAAAAAACATGTTCGCTTTCTCATTCCGAATATCAACGTAAAAGAAGAAGAGTTTATCCAAACGAAAATTAAGGAAACGGAAGAAGCTCATCCAGGTATTAAGATCGAATATTTATTCGATCGTTCCTTGAGATGTATCGAAATTTCCGATATTGTCCTTGTAACTTCCGGAACGGCAACCTTAGAAGTTGTATATTTTGAAAAACCGATGGTGATCCTATACAAGGTCAGCCTGCTCAGTTATTTTATCTCTGCCCTTCTCATCCGTACACCTTTTATAGGGCTCGTCAATATCCTGAGCGGACGAGAAACCGTGAAGGAACTCATACAGGCCGAATGTACTCCGGAAGAAACCGTGAGAGAAACAATGGCCATCCTAAAAAACAAAAAGTACAGGAACCAGATGATAGAAGAGATCCGCTCCGTAAAGGAATCCTTAGGAGAGGAGCATAGTTCTAAGAACGCGAGCCGGGCAATCCTTCAATTCTTGAAAGAAAAGCCAACTACCGTCTAA
- the sucD gene encoding succinate--CoA ligase subunit alpha yields the protein MAVLVDNNTRVVVQGITGKEGSFHAQQMIEYGTNVVGGVTPGKGGQKADLVGKAVPVFNSLKDAMVNEGANASIIFVPPPFAADAILEGIFNEIPLVVCITEGIPTHDMLKVYSALRNSKTRLIGPNCPGIISPKYNVKMGIMPGFIHQAGTIGIVSRSGTLTYESVAQLSQHGLGQSTVIGIGGDPVPGMNHTEAVTLLNEDPETKGIVMIGEIGGTSEEEAAAYIKANVKKPVVGFIAGQTAPPGKRMGHAGAIISGGMGTASSKMKAMQDAGISVCQSIAEVGEKMKKALG from the coding sequence ATGGCAGTATTAGTAGATAACAATACGAGAGTTGTAGTTCAGGGTATTACCGGTAAAGAAGGTTCTTTCCATGCCCAGCAGATGATCGAGTACGGAACCAATGTGGTCGGCGGAGTCACTCCAGGAAAAGGGGGACAAAAAGCCGACTTAGTCGGTAAGGCGGTTCCGGTATTCAATAGCCTAAAAGACGCGATGGTGAACGAAGGTGCAAACGCATCCATCATTTTCGTTCCGCCTCCATTCGCTGCTGACGCGATCTTAGAAGGAATTTTTAACGAGATCCCTCTGGTGGTTTGTATCACTGAGGGAATCCCAACTCACGATATGTTGAAAGTGTATAGCGCTTTAAGAAATTCGAAAACCAGACTGATCGGACCGAACTGTCCAGGGATCATTTCTCCGAAGTACAACGTGAAAATGGGGATCATGCCCGGTTTTATACACCAAGCAGGAACAATCGGTATCGTTTCCCGTTCCGGGACCTTAACTTACGAGTCGGTTGCACAGTTAAGCCAACATGGTTTGGGACAGTCCACTGTGATCGGTATCGGTGGAGACCCTGTTCCAGGAATGAACCACACAGAAGCGGTAACACTTCTGAACGAAGACCCTGAAACCAAAGGTATCGTAATGATCGGAGAGATCGGTGGAACTTCCGAGGAAGAAGCTGCCGCTTATATCAAAGCTAATGTTAAAAAACCTGTAGTAGGGTTTATCGCAGGCCAAACTGCGCCTCCTGGGAAAAGGATGGGGCATGCGGGTGCGATCATCAGCGGAGGGATGGGAACTGCTTCCTCCAAAATGAAAGCTATGCAGGATGCAGGCATTTCTGTTTGCCAATCTATCGCCGAAGTCGGCGAAAAAATGAAAAAAGCATTAGGTTAA
- a CDS encoding FmdB family zinc ribbon protein: MPTYDYRCKACGQTFEHFQSMKDDPLTTCLLCGKTGEVDRLISNGGGIIFKGSGFYVTDYKSSSKSSESSTGSSGSSSN; this comes from the coding sequence GTGCCTACTTACGATTATAGATGCAAGGCTTGCGGACAAACTTTCGAACATTTTCAATCCATGAAGGACGATCCCTTAACTACCTGTCTTCTTTGCGGTAAAACCGGAGAAGTAGATAGGTTGATCTCTAACGGAGGAGGGATTATCTTCAAAGGCTCCGGGTTTTACGTTACGGACTATAAATCTTCTTCCAAAAGTTCCGAATCATCCACCGGCTCTTCCGGTTCTTCTTCCAACTAA